The following are encoded together in the Equus quagga isolate Etosha38 chromosome 1, UCLA_HA_Equagga_1.0, whole genome shotgun sequence genome:
- the LOC124250662 gene encoding serine/threonine-protein kinase MARK2-like → MLPGLADTSAGRQTCLHDYRVLRTLGEGSFSKVKLALHIPTGTEVAVKIISKKEQSAFTAKNLLCEVHSLKTLRHPHIVGLLEVISTEDTLFLVTEFVSGGDMHDHLMKHGPLTEEEARDRFRQLVSALQYCHRRGVVHRDLKPENVLLDPAGSAKLADFGLCSLESGRLLSTYCGTVYYAAPEVQRLEPYDGPPADVWSLGVLLHVTLTGSLPFQGEDFGAVQRSVLSGAYSPPLLLSPECAQLLRGMLTLDPGKRKTLQEVMGDPWVNWGRPKLRPHRPLPCDTRDSWVTETMITMGFQWSDIQESLRKRRYNHAMAVFLILKAQKPQGDGHASTGRSLPCAEASSCSSLPPWVAQLRASARPRRRGGSEPVLPTWLREAGCQRPEKQEPGLKAAEPAGALPRLQSGTATPSTTPLQVPSLVPSTPSASTSGGAREGSCRGDSQQAGQPSGGAPASPSGRSQGRGGATRRLLKVLRGLCCCLPSKIWHRKLNRVRPR, encoded by the coding sequence ATGCTTCCGGGCCTTGCGGACACCTCTGCTGGCAGGCAGACCTGCCTTCATGATTACAGGGTCCTGAGGACCCTTGGCGAGGGCTCCTTCAGCAAGGTGAAGCTGGCCCTGCACATCCCCACCGGGACGGAGGTGGCCGTAAAGATCATCTCTAAGAAGGAGCAGAGTGCCTTCACTGCCAAGAACCTTCTGTGTGAGGTCCACAGCTTGAAGACACTGCGTCACCCCCACATTGTGGGCCTGCTGGAGGTGATCAGCACGGAGGACACTCTGTTCCTGGTGACGGAATTCGTCAGCGGAGGCGACATGCACGACCACCTGATGAAGCACGGCCCCCTGACAGAGGAGGAGGCACGCGACCGGTTCCGGCAGCTCGTCTCAGCTCTGCAGTACTGCCACCGCCGGGGCGTCGTACACCGGGACCTGAAGCCGGAGAACGTGCTCCTGGACCCGGCGGGGAGCGCGAAGCTGGCCGACTTCGGCCTCTGCAGCCTGGAGTCCGGCCGGCTGCTGAGCACGTACTGCGGCACCGTCTACTACGCGGCCCCCGAGGTCCAGCGGCTGGAGCCCTACGACGGCCCCCCGGCCGACGTCTGGAGCCTGGGCGTGCTGCTGCACGTCACGCTCACCGGGTCCCTGCCTTTCCAGGGGGAGGACTTCGGCGCCGTCCAGCGGAGCGTGCTCAGCGGGGCCTACTCGCCGCCCCTGCTGCTCTCGCCCGAGTGCGCGCAGCTGCTGAGAGGCATGCTGACCCTCGACCCCGGGAAGAGGAAGACCTTACAAGAGGTGATGGGGGACCCGTGGGTCAACTGGGGCCGGCCGAAGCTGAGGCCACATCGGCCGCTGCCTTGTGACACGAGGGACTCCTGGGTGACAGAGACAATGATAACAATGGGATTTCAGTGGAGTGACATCCAGGAGTCCCTCAGAAAAAGGAGGTATAACCATGCAATGGCCGTCTTCCTGATCCTGAAGGCCCAGAAGCCCCAGGGGGATGGCCACGCCAGCACCGGGAGGTCCCTCCCCTGCGCCGAGGCCAGCAGCTGCAGCTCTTTGCCACCCTGGGTGGCGCAGCTGAGGGCCTCGGCGCGCCCCAGAAGACGCGGTGGCAGTGAGCCTGTTCTGCCCACCTGGCTCCGCGAGGCAGGCTGTCAGCGGCCTGAGAAGCAGGAGCCAGGGCTGAAGGCCGCAGAGCCTGCCGGAGCCCTACCCCGCCTGCAGTCGGGCACCGCCACCCCCAGCACAACCCCGCTGCAGGTCCCCAGCCtggtcccctccacccccagcgcCAGCACCAGCGGTGGGGCCCGGGAGGGCAGCTGCCGAGGAGACTCCCAGCAGGCCGGGCAGCCCAGTGGGGgtgccccagcctctccctctggccGCAGCCAGGGCCGGGGGGGTGCCACTAGGAGGCTCCTCAAGGTGCTGCGAGGCCTGTGCTGTTGCCTGCCGAGCAAGATCTGGCACCGCAAGCTGAACAGGGTGCGGCCCAGGTGA